The window ATCCTCTGTATGTCTCCTATGGACTCAGTCCaaccaaattaattaaaatcttttGTTTGCTTAATAGAAATAAGACAAGACATAATTTATAACCTTGCTGTGGAAAAGAGCCTCTGGTTTTGTGGCCAATATAAAACTATTTGAAATCAAGGAAGGTCACTGTGGTGGAAGAACAGTGTCTCctgaaataaagaaggaaagtGGCTTACTTTGTTTAAGAAAGATTAACAGAGACTTGATAGAGAACCTGCCTTTAAAATGCATAGCCACAGCTCTTAAAACCAGGTCTTTTAATACTCTTTCATACTGCCTCTAAGTTTCCTACAATCTTGGCTCCTAAGAAAAGAATTCTTCCAATATGATCATTGGTTTGCctaggagcagggagaggaaaagagatcAAGTGCCCTCCTCAGAGTAGCTGTTATCAGTCAGCCAGGTGGCAAATGGCCTGCTCGAATGTACAGGAGAGAGTCCAAGGCAGATCATTAATTCCAACACAGCCTCTACACCCTAAACACCATTAAAATGTCACTGCTCAGGACTCTGACAGCCAAGGTACCAACAAAACAGGTTCTACACAAGGATTTCTGCAACCATAATGAATTATGGAAATCCTTCccaaaagcagcaagaacaagTTATGGAACAAGGAGACTGGTATGTATGAGAATTATGAATTATGGAAGAACACCGGTGACCTTCAATTGCAACATATATCCATGTATGTTTTAGATGTATCCataataaataatgtttcaCTAAGTTGTGTTTGGTTTCACAAAACAGTTTGCTTATTCATAAAACCAGTGttacttcaaaaagaaaaccctgagCCAGATCCTTGATGTACCTGGCTCAGGTGATGTGCTTCACTGGGCAACACTGACCTGTGTCCAAAGAGAAAAGCCACATGAGGCTTGATTTAAaaatttctccatttttaatgCAGCAATTCAGGGCACATACTGTTCTCTCAACAAATACAGTGTTTTCACCTCTCAGGTGAGCTTCATGACTAAGCTTTGGCAGAAACATAGTTTATGTGATGACATTCAGCCCTTGCAGTATTAATTAAATACAGCCTTTCTTTTAGACAGCAGATCTTTAGATGAGACATTTGGAGGCCCCGATAAGGAGACAGGGACCAGGGAAAGAGCCATTTCAGAGTCAGAGACACCTAGAAACCACCTTCTCTAGGTGTAACAAACcatttggaagaaaagcaagagggCTTTCCAGGAGAGGGCTTTCCATTTATTAATTAGGAAGACTTCTGTGGCGGGAGACAACAGGTGTGCAGAACATTCAGAGCCTCCACAACATAactttactattttattttattattttttttaatacagtgttGTTAAAGAACTGGTTTTATTAAAGAAGTGCTCTTGACATCTTACAAACAGTGTTACAGGGTAAGACCATTGTCAAATCAGGAGATCTAAGAACCTAATGACCAACATCACTGCTCTGGCAATTGCACATATGCTAACTAGTTCTGGCTCAGCTCCCAGTAACTCAGTCATCTGGTATCAGTTTGATCCTACCGGTCCCTTTCAATAAAGtggttttcttcagaaatcaaaCAAGATTTAGCATATGTTTCATTGGCAAGGATTGCAAAGTAACCAGCAAACGGGAGTTATTTGCAAGTTATAGAAGTCTTCACCATCATAAGAGGAAATATTCACATCTCAGCCAGAACAATGGTGTTTTAATGATGTAAACTAATTTGATGTTGATCACAAagcaagaagcagagaaaaaaacccttgtttTCAGTGGGAGGTGAGCTTGGCCCAAAGGAGATTCTGCCTGAGCTCCCAGCCTAGCCACAGCTCACAAAATCCCAAACATGTTCCCCTGTCTTGAGGATCTATGTGAAAAGAACTGGCAATACCCATCTGTTGGGAAGATGCTACACTTGCTCTCTGATGTCACTAACAGAGGCTGATAATAAAAATTGATGATGATTCATAAAGACATCTTCTTTCCTAAGAATACTGGAACAGCAGCTTGCGTAATACTGAGATTTACTTAATTAAGAAACAACCCCAGCACCGCTGTATTTGATCATAGTCTCCTGTCTTCaactccctctccctcccagctttaCCACAAGTGCCTTTGACTTGCATGGTTCTAATAGGAAGCTTCATTCAAAAAGAAACCAGAGAGTGGGAAGGTAGGCACTGAGGTGTGTCTGGTGAttcaaaaactgaaagaaagagggagTGGAAATACATCAGAGAGAGAAGTCGGGATGATCCTGTTTGCTGCTGTCAAAATGTGAAGCTGAAGAGAAGGCCCAGCCACACCATGTGCACTGCACTATCATATaggtctccagagatggagggGATCCGTGTAGGTGGGGAACATACCTATGGCTTAATGCCTTTGCTTGCTCCTGAGGAGACGAGAccattattttcagtgttttcaagcATTTTCTGCTCAAAACCTCAGGATCATCCAGCTCCAGTGTTTTGAACCATCCTTCTCCACTGAGATTCTGTAAAAATTTTAGAGAAATGGGTAAATATCATCACCTATGTCACACACATTTAAGACACTGAAGCTGTATCTAACATAAGTATCTTGTATCTTCAAGTTTCCTAGTTTGTGACCAAGATGGCCTCAGAATCAGGAAACAGCAGGCAGGGAAATAGCAGGGGGAagtgtgctgctgccttccaggtGACCTTGAGAGTTTAAAGCAGGAAGCAAGCAAGGAAGCTCAGACTTCATCCAGctccatgttttatttatggTGATATTGCAGCAGCACTCGGGCCTCAGCCATGAATCAGAAACCCATTACACTATCTAGCATGCAAACACATAACAAACAAGGCAAGACTTCAAACAGCCCTCGTTTATCAGCAGTGATGTTTTAAAACTACTTTGCCTAGCAAGATAGGATTTATTGCGAAAGGAGGGGACTTTTTCATCCAGATGGGAAAACACCTATCCCAGAGGGATTCAGCagtcctgcagccacaggcaggggGCAGCGTGTCCTGGCCCTCACACACAGGCCAGGCTGTCAAGTTTCCAGCATTAAACACGGTACTTTCTGGTAAGCTGGGTGCCCGTCTTGGTACGCAGCTTCCACAGCTTGAACTACAGGTCGGGGCAACGAGGGGAAGCAATccctgaggagaaaaaaggcaacaccagaactggaaaacagaactAAGGAAGAAGGCGGGCTCGGGGCTGAGAGCTACGAGTAACACCCGCGTCGCTATTTATTTACctgcggccccgccgcgccgggggcGGCTCTTCCCGCCGCCCTGAGGCGAGCCGCACCACCGCCCCCGTCCCCTTCCGCCCGCAGCCCGGCCGGACTCGTTTCCCGGCGGAGCGCTGCCCTCAgcgccgcccccccccgccccgccgcaggCGGAGGGTTACGGGGCGCAGCGCCGCGCGCGCGCAGGAGGCGCCGGGGCTGCCGCCGGAGACCTGGGCTGGTGCGTCCTGCGCTCCTTGTGCCCTGTGCTCCCTCTTCCCGGCGCTCCCCGTGCCCTGCGCTCCCTCTTCCCGGCGGGCTGGGGCTGCGTCTTCGCGTCGGCTTCCTCCTCAGCCTGGAGGCTCCCAATATGAACAGCATCGTCTGCGCTGAGAGGCACCAGGTacaggcggggcggggcggcccgtGTGGCCGGTGCAGGCGCGTTCCGCGCCGGCTGTGAGCGGGACGGCGGCGGCACGAGGCCGGGAGCGGCCGGGCGCTGCCTCTGCCCGGCCTCGCCGCTCTTTGTTGGGCTCTggcggcggcccggcccggcccggcggccgCTGTGGCACCGCGCCTTGCCCGCGGCCTCGGCCGGGCGAGCGGGCCGCTCTGGGGGCCCGCGCCTCGGGGGCCGGCCCCGTCTCGAAGTTGCCGCCCTCGTCGGGACGAAGTTGCGTGAATGGCCCGAGGTCGGTTTCCTGCCGGCCCGTGGGCCGTtgccgcggggagcggggggggtCGGCAGCACCGCCTCGGGGCCCCGCGGCCGGGGGGGGACACGCCGTGTGGCCCAGAGCC of the Apus apus isolate bApuApu2 chromosome 7, bApuApu2.pri.cur, whole genome shotgun sequence genome contains:
- the LOC127387428 gene encoding uncharacterized protein LOC127387428 isoform X3 — its product is MLFILGASRLRRKPTRRRSPSPPGRGSAGHGERREEGAQGTRSAGRTSPGLRRQPRRLLRARGAAPRNPPPAAGRGGAALRAALRRETSPAGLRAEGDGGGGAARLRAAGRAAPGAAGPQNLSGEGWFKTLELDDPEVLSRKCLKTLKIMVSSPQEQAKALSHSF
- the LOC127387428 gene encoding uncharacterized protein LOC127387428 isoform X1; protein product: MLFILGASRLRRKPTRRRSPSPPGRGSAGHGERREEGAQGTRSAGRTSPGLRRQPRRLLRARGAAPRNPPPAAGRGGAALRAALRRETSPAGLRAEGDGGGGAARLRAAGRAAPGAAGPQNLSGEGWFKTLELDDPEVLSRKCLKTLKIMVSSPQEQAKALSHRYVPHLHGSPPSLETYMIVQCTWCGWAFSSASHFDSSKQDHPDFSL
- the LOC127387428 gene encoding uncharacterized protein LOC127387428 isoform X2, encoding MLFILGASRLRRKPTRRRSPSPPGRGSAGHGERREEGAQGTRSAGRTSPGLRRQPRRLLRARGAAPRNPPPAAGRGGAALRAALRRETSPAGLRAEGDGGGGAARLRAAGRAAPGAAGPQNLSGEGWFKTLELDDPEVLSRKCLKTLKIMVSSPQEQAKALSHSFTNE